The window AATAGAACAAGGCAAAAAGTTATTTAATTGCGAACATATTAACGTGCAACCTCATTCCGGATCAAGCGCAAACTTTGCAGTTTATTTAAGCTGCTTAAATCCCGGAGATACTATTTTGGGTATGAATCTAAGTGCCGGCGGGCATTTAACTCACGGACACAAAGTAAATTTTTCCGGAAAAATTTATAATTTTATAGCTTACAATGTAAGCCCTGAAAATGAACAACTTGATTATGATGAAATTGAACTTTTAGCCAATCAACATCAACCCAAAATGATTGTTGCAGGAGCAAGTGCCTATTCAAGAATTATTGATTTTGCAAAATTACACGAAATAGCTAAGCGAAACAAAGCTTTGTTATTTGTAGACATTGCACATATTGCAGGATTGGTTGCCGCAGGAATTCACCCAAGTCCAATACCATATGCAGATTTTGTTAGCAGTACAACGCACAAAACATTGCGTGGCCCCAGAGGTGGAATAATTATGAGCAAAATTGAGCATGCTCAAAAACTTGACCGTGCAGTTATGCCCGGCTCACAGGGCGGGCCATTGATGCATGTTATTGCTGCCAAGGCAATTGCTTTTGATAATGCCTTAAATCCTGAATTTAAAACATATCAAGAACAGGTGGTTAAAAATGCAAAAATTATGGCACAGGAATTTAAAAATTTAGGATATAGAATTGTAACCGGAGGTACAGATAATCATTTATTTTTAATAGATCTAAGAAATAAAAATATTTCAGGCAAAGAAGTAGAAAAGCTTTTAGAACAATCCGGAATTATTTTAAACAGCAATTCAATTCCATTCGATCCAACACCACCAACTGTAACCAGTGGAATTAGAATCGGTACACCTGCAATTACAACCAGAGGCATATTGGAACAAGACGTATTAAAAATTGTTCACTGGATTGATGAAGCAATTAAAAACAGACTTGATAATAATTTTTCTAAAAAACTTAAAGTAGAAGTTGAATCTTTTTGTAAAAAATTTCCAATATATTAAAAAATTAGTAATATAATGCTTCTAAAAAAGAAATACAGGTAATTAAATATGAATACATTAAAAAGAATTTTAAATTACACAAAAAATTATTGGAAATATTTACTTCTATCTATTATTACAGCATCTTTCTATGGCATATTTTCAGCAGCACCAACATATATTTTAAAACACGCCGTTGACGATATTTTTATAAAAAAAATAAATAATTTATTAATACCGTTTATACTCGGTTTTATTTTATTATTCGCCCTAAAAGGGCTTTTCATGTACTTATCAAATTACTACATGAACTTTGTTGGCAATAAAGTTATTAACGATATAAGACTTGATCTATTTAAAAAAGTAATTCATTTTCCAATTTCATTTTTTCAGGAAAAAACAACCGGCCAACTTATGTCTCATTTTTTAAATGACATACAAATGATTCAAAATGCCTCGGCATCAGGAATTAAAAATGGTGTTCGAAGTTTTTTTGAAGCAATCTTTTTATTGGGAGTTGCATTCACACAAAATTGGAAATTAGCACTCTTGATGATTTTAGTTGGTCCTTTAATTGGAATTTCAATCAAAAAAATGGGTGCTGCAGTAAAACAAGCATCATTTACAATACAAAAAAATATTGGAAATTTAAGCACAATGCTTCAAGAAATATTTATTGGAATTCGTGAAGTTAAAGCATTCAATGGTGAAAAAATAGAATCGGATAGATTTGCAGATAAATTAAAATTTGTTTTTAGTGCCATTATGCAAAATGTTCACATTGAATCATTCGGTCCTGCATTTATCGAAACCGTTGCCATGCTGGGCAGTGGTGTTGTTTTTTATGTTGCTGCACACCAAATAATGGCAGGAACAATATCGGCAGGACAATTAACCGCATTTTTTGCAGCAGTATTACTTGCCTATCAACCATTAAAAAGATTAATAAATGTCTATGCTGAGGTACAATATGGACTTGCAGCAGCAGAAAGAATTTTCGAAGTTATGGATAAATTTTATCCGGCCATGACAAGAAACGATAGCACAAATATTTTAACCAACAGCATAACTAAAATTTCTTTTGAAAATGTAAGCTTTAATTACAATGAAAATATTGAAGTTTTAAAAAATATAAATTTAGTAATCAATAGTGGCGAAAGCATTGGAATAATGGGCGAATCCGGCTCAGGGAAAAGTACTTTTTGCGATTTGATACTTTCTTTTATAAGCCCAAAATCGGGAAAAATATTTATAAATAATCATGATATAGAAAATATATCATTTGAAGAAATTAGAGATAAAATTGGATATGTCGGACAAAAAACATTTTTGTTTAACGATACAATTACTGCAAATGTTGCATACTCTCAAAGTAATAAAAATATAGACGATATAATAAAAGCTTGTAAAGCGGCACATGCCGATGAATTTATTCAAAAATTACCGGAAAAATACAATACTATTGTCGGTGAAAACGGATGTAAACTTTCAGGCGGCCAAAAACAACGGCTTACAATTGCAAGAGCTTTACTGAAAAACCCCGAAATTTTAATTTTTGACGAAGCCACATCTGCTCTGGACCAAGAA is drawn from Candidatus Dependentiae bacterium and contains these coding sequences:
- a CDS encoding serine hydroxymethyltransferase is translated as MKIRKIAMNTIFNLIKAEEEREQKTINLIASENYAPKNVLMATGSVLTNKYAEGYPGKRYYGGCEVIDKVELYAIEQGKKLFNCEHINVQPHSGSSANFAVYLSCLNPGDTILGMNLSAGGHLTHGHKVNFSGKIYNFIAYNVSPENEQLDYDEIELLANQHQPKMIVAGASAYSRIIDFAKLHEIAKRNKALLFVDIAHIAGLVAAGIHPSPIPYADFVSSTTHKTLRGPRGGIIMSKIEHAQKLDRAVMPGSQGGPLMHVIAAKAIAFDNALNPEFKTYQEQVVKNAKIMAQEFKNLGYRIVTGGTDNHLFLIDLRNKNISGKEVEKLLEQSGIILNSNSIPFDPTPPTVTSGIRIGTPAITTRGILEQDVLKIVHWIDEAIKNRLDNNFSKKLKVEVESFCKKFPIY
- a CDS encoding ABC transporter ATP-binding protein/permease, which codes for MNTLKRILNYTKNYWKYLLLSIITASFYGIFSAAPTYILKHAVDDIFIKKINNLLIPFILGFILLFALKGLFMYLSNYYMNFVGNKVINDIRLDLFKKVIHFPISFFQEKTTGQLMSHFLNDIQMIQNASASGIKNGVRSFFEAIFLLGVAFTQNWKLALLMILVGPLIGISIKKMGAAVKQASFTIQKNIGNLSTMLQEIFIGIREVKAFNGEKIESDRFADKLKFVFSAIMQNVHIESFGPAFIETVAMLGSGVVFYVAAHQIMAGTISAGQLTAFFAAVLLAYQPLKRLINVYAEVQYGLAAAERIFEVMDKFYPAMTRNDSTNILTNSITKISFENVSFNYNENIEVLKNINLVINSGESIGIMGESGSGKSTFCDLILSFISPKSGKIFINNHDIENISFEEIRDKIGYVGQKTFLFNDTITANVAYSQSNKNIDDIIKACKAAHADEFIQKLPEKYNTIVGENGCKLSGGQKQRLTIARALLKNPEILIFDEATSALDQESENLIRLAIEEISKEKTIIVISHRLSFIEKMNRVLLVKNQNIFEISKKDLSIEINRNL